The DNA window GAGGCCATCCAGGGAGTCCGCTGGATCCCGGAATGGGGGCAGGAGCGCATCTCCGGCATGATTGCCAACCGTCCCGACTGGTGCGTCTCGCGGCAACGGGTCTGGGGAGTTCCCATTACCGCCTTCTATTGCGATGGCTGCCAGGAGCCGCTGCTGGAGCCTGAAGCCATTGACCGCGTGGTCGCCATCTTCGAGGAGGAGGGGGCGGACGCCTGGTTCAGCCGTCCCGTCGATGATTTCTTGCCCAAGGGCATCCGCTGCCGAGGGTGCGGGGGAAACCGTTTTAGCAAGGAATCCGACATTCTGGACGTCTGGTTCGACTCAGGGGCCAGCCAGGCGGCAGTGCTGGGCCACCAACCCGATGTTCCCTGGCCGGCCGATATGTACCTGGAAGGAAGCGACCAGTACCGGGGCTGGTTCCACAGTTCCCTGCTGATCGGTGTGGCCACCAGCCAGGGTGCTCCCTACCGGCAGGTCCTCACCCACGGATGGACGCTGGATGCCGAGGGACGGGCCATGTCCAAATCGCGGGGCAATGTGATCGAGCCGCAAAAGATCGTCAGGAGGGACGGCGCCGAGATCCTGCGCCTCTGGGTGGCTGCCAGCGACTGCAGGGAGGACATTCGGATCTCTCCCGATCAGATTCGGCGTCTTTCCGACGGCTACCGCAAGTTCCGCAACACAGCTCGTTTCATGCTGGGCAATCTCTCGGATTTCTCTCCCGCGGAGCATTCGGTGGCCACCGCGGACCTGGAGGAACTGGACCAGTGGGCCCTGGTACGGACCAGCCGGCTTCTGGAGAAGGTTTACGCCTGGTACGAAGCATACGAATTCCATCGGATCTACCATCGGGTCTACGATTTCCTGACTGTCGACCTGAGCTCCTTCTACTTCGACGTCCTCAAGGATCGACTCTATACGGCTGCACCCGATGCGCATCCGCGGCGATCGGCGCAGACCGTCCTCTACCTAATCCTGGAAGCGTTGACCCGGGCACTGGCTCCAATCTACAGCTTCACCTGCGAGGAAATCTGGGAGCACCTGTCATCCAAGGCCGACAGACCGGCAAGCGTGCACATGGCGCGCTTTTTGCCCGCCGACAGCCTGATTGAAGGACTGTCCTCCCAAACGATGAAGCGGCTGGACAATTGGGACCTGCTCATCCGGGTTCGCTCCACCGTGCTGAAGGTCCTGGAGGAGGCTCGCCAGGCCAAGTTCATCGGGAATTCCCTGGAAGCCAAGGTCACCCTGGCCGGGGACGATGGCTTCGCTCCGATCCTGAAGAGCTACGAAGCGATGCTGCCGGCGCTGCTCATCGTGTCGCAGGTGGAGTTGGGCGCCGCATCCGGAGAGACACCCTTTTTCGGGGAAGCGGATGGACTCCGGGCCTCGGTGAGCCGGGCCGAGGGGAAAAAATGCGAGCGCTGCTGGATGTACTCCACCGATGTCGGAAGCGATCCCGATTTCCCGGGAGTTTGCACGAGGTGCGCCTCCACCCTCAAGGAACTCGGTGTTACGCCCGACCAACTGGACCCGGGCACGGCAAAATCCTGACCGACCGCCGGCTGCCTGGTGTCCGGTCTCAGAAATCGAGTTGCCATCTCAACCACCGCTCAATCGGTGACC is part of the Acidobacteriota bacterium genome and encodes:
- the ileS gene encoding isoleucine--tRNA ligase, which gives rise to MKLKDTINLPRTGFPMKASLPNLEPRILQRWEQLQLYRKIRDLRAGSPVFLLHDGPPYANGNIHIGHAENKILKDFIVKSRTMAGFNAPYIPGWDCHGLPIEIKVDQVLGRKKAGMTRVQIRRECREYAGKFVELQKREFIRLGILGDWNAPYLTMSHRYEAAIARTFGQFVREGYVYKGLKPVHWCCSCRTALAEAEVEYEDHTSPSIYVKFPLKSDPSLLDPALRGRKVSVVIWTTTPWTLPANLAIAFNANLEYSAVEVGDEVYLIASELVAATAAGCGFKPGKTLATMEGRKLAALETQHPFLDRLSPGLLGEHVTLEQGTGCVHTAPGHGHEDYALGKAHGLDIYCPVDGGGRFVAGTRHVEGMRVFDANQTVLQLLRDREALLAAETISHSYPHCWRCHKPVIFRATPQWFISMEHRNLRGKSLEAIQGVRWIPEWGQERISGMIANRPDWCVSRQRVWGVPITAFYCDGCQEPLLEPEAIDRVVAIFEEEGADAWFSRPVDDFLPKGIRCRGCGGNRFSKESDILDVWFDSGASQAAVLGHQPDVPWPADMYLEGSDQYRGWFHSSLLIGVATSQGAPYRQVLTHGWTLDAEGRAMSKSRGNVIEPQKIVRRDGAEILRLWVAASDCREDIRISPDQIRRLSDGYRKFRNTARFMLGNLSDFSPAEHSVATADLEELDQWALVRTSRLLEKVYAWYEAYEFHRIYHRVYDFLTVDLSSFYFDVLKDRLYTAAPDAHPRRSAQTVLYLILEALTRALAPIYSFTCEEIWEHLSSKADRPASVHMARFLPADSLIEGLSSQTMKRLDNWDLLIRVRSTVLKVLEEARQAKFIGNSLEAKVTLAGDDGFAPILKSYEAMLPALLIVSQVELGAASGETPFFGEADGLRASVSRAEGKKCERCWMYSTDVGSDPDFPGVCTRCASTLKELGVTPDQLDPGTAKS